From a single Bacillus pseudomycoides DSM 12442 genomic region:
- a CDS encoding beta-channel forming cytolysin, whose product MTQKKKTKTFVQTLALATTIVGGSLAFNASFVHADALPKVEDIGQGAKIMHSLDSTYNADANIKNSIKVSFIDDPNTDKKYAIVFTEGSNIASSFLRSPETPSAASLTWPSVFKTGLEITSNDNAKFYKVAPKNEIESKTVSSTVSYNVGGGLEIKPEGPSSSASAGASWSNTISYEQPDYKTFVTNNTDKKVDWNVEFNQFYNKGYGPYNRDSGGFYGNELFMNSRTDPLINAGDNFTSDSQLPALVRYGFQPSTMAIIIADKNATTTDLSVKHARENDVYLLTYNPIKGWTGENHKNSTYGNHGTIDNYKLDWKNNKIIHQSSGLQSN is encoded by the coding sequence ATGACCCAAAAGAAAAAAACTAAAACATTCGTACAAACTTTAGCATTGGCTACCACTATTGTTGGTGGATCTTTAGCATTTAACGCTTCATTTGTACACGCAGATGCTTTACCAAAAGTTGAAGATATAGGACAAGGCGCGAAAATTATGCATAGTCTAGATTCAACTTATAATGCTGACGCAAACATAAAAAATTCAATAAAAGTTTCATTTATTGATGATCCAAATACTGATAAAAAATATGCAATCGTTTTTACAGAAGGAAGTAATATTGCTTCAAGTTTTCTGCGTAGCCCTGAAACACCATCTGCAGCTTCGTTGACTTGGCCATCTGTTTTTAAAACAGGGTTAGAAATTACAAGTAATGACAATGCAAAATTTTATAAAGTTGCACCTAAAAATGAAATTGAATCAAAAACAGTATCTTCTACAGTTTCATACAATGTAGGCGGAGGTTTAGAGATTAAACCAGAAGGTCCATCATCATCTGCATCAGCCGGTGCATCTTGGTCTAATACTATATCATATGAACAACCAGACTATAAAACGTTTGTAACAAATAACACAGATAAAAAAGTAGATTGGAATGTAGAATTTAATCAATTTTATAATAAAGGATATGGACCTTATAATAGAGATTCGGGTGGTTTTTATGGTAATGAACTATTTATGAACTCACGTACCGATCCATTGATTAATGCGGGAGATAATTTCACATCAGACAGTCAACTTCCAGCTCTAGTAAGATATGGTTTTCAGCCAAGTACAATGGCAATTATAATTGCAGATAAAAATGCAACTACAACGGATTTATCTGTAAAACATGCTAGAGAAAACGATGTGTATCTCTTAACTTATAATCCTATAAAAGGTTGGACAGGAGAAAATCACAAAAATTCTACGTATGGCAACCATGGAACTATAGATAATTATAAACTTGATTGGAAAAACAATAAAATTATTCACCAAAGTTCTGGGCTACAATCGAATTAA
- a CDS encoding YhgE/Pip domain-containing protein: MKTLKNFFKYRETFIGIATAVAFLLIFFCVWMTAYDGVTDRVDQLKIGLVNEDEQMGATIEKNLKKNLPFKVKSYGSVVNAKEDMDERNLDMVIQIPANFSSLLKEKNNTEIKYFINQANSSLTKQVMAGATKDITQTINKNVYTYKQKLILSNLPKELSTTIPSEELAQKLSANVTKVLNSLNIDSVQSSVKKTNNTEGFAATMLPLLIVLASWVGAMIMSLNLNTVATQLKTIHGKWSIFLTRQFINIVASVILAFVTILFMSLFDIKLNTNLFETWMFQTLVFFSFLSVTQMFVVLFGPAGMVFNIISLSLQLVTFGVIVPKAMLSDFYQIVGSYFPATYVSDGYYTVIFGGTDLSHDMNILLFISIITIFIAMGRIVLQKNTKTESNRLPTGKNSIVH, translated from the coding sequence ATGAAAACCTTAAAAAATTTCTTTAAATATCGTGAAACCTTTATTGGAATTGCAACTGCGGTTGCTTTTCTATTAATTTTCTTCTGTGTATGGATGACTGCATACGATGGTGTTACTGATCGGGTAGATCAATTAAAAATTGGATTAGTCAATGAGGATGAGCAAATGGGAGCAACCATTGAAAAAAACTTAAAGAAAAATCTACCTTTTAAAGTTAAAAGCTACGGTTCTGTAGTAAACGCCAAAGAAGATATGGATGAGCGCAATTTAGATATGGTTATACAAATTCCTGCGAATTTCTCAAGTCTATTGAAAGAAAAGAATAATACAGAGATTAAGTATTTTATCAATCAAGCGAATTCATCTCTGACAAAACAGGTCATGGCAGGAGCAACAAAGGATATTACGCAAACAATTAATAAAAATGTATATACTTATAAACAAAAACTTATTCTTTCTAATCTACCTAAAGAACTAAGTACAACGATACCATCAGAAGAGTTGGCTCAAAAGTTATCAGCAAATGTCACAAAAGTTTTGAATTCGTTAAACATTGATTCTGTTCAATCATCTGTCAAAAAAACAAACAATACAGAGGGTTTTGCAGCAACCATGCTTCCATTATTGATAGTTCTTGCATCATGGGTTGGTGCTATGATTATGAGTTTAAATCTTAATACTGTTGCAACGCAATTAAAAACAATTCACGGCAAATGGTCTATATTTTTAACAAGACAATTTATTAATATTGTCGCATCTGTTATTTTAGCTTTTGTCACTATATTATTTATGTCCTTGTTTGATATTAAATTGAATACAAACTTGTTTGAGACATGGATGTTCCAAACTCTTGTCTTCTTTTCTTTCTTAAGCGTAACACAAATGTTTGTAGTTCTATTTGGTCCTGCTGGTATGGTGTTTAATATTATTTCACTTTCATTACAATTAGTTACTTTTGGAGTAATTGTTCCAAAAGCGATGCTATCAGATTTTTATCAAATTGTAGGTTCTTATTTCCCTGCAACTTATGTATCTGATGGATATTATACAGTGATTTTTGGAGGGACAGATCTATCACATGATATGAATATTCTTCTTTTCATTTCAATTATTACTATTTTTATAGCAATGGGAAGAATTGTTCTGCAAAAAAACACTAAAACTGAATCAAACAGGCTACCTACAGGGAAAAATAGTATTGTTCATTAA
- a CDS encoding TetR/AcrR family transcriptional regulator, protein MNEMTNTSERIIEAFLELFRIYGYKGTTTRSISELAGVNEVTIFRNFGSKKMIMEKAIESLSRNVTLDKLMHEEMTWDLEHDLLHIAEGYHAYIEKMKDLILISFREAEMFPELNETIALIPKQLKEGLVSYFIEMNKRGKLIEIDMEAQAMNFIWMNFGYFLSNSRFGDDILLNSKEMFLKHSVQLFSRGLTP, encoded by the coding sequence ATGAATGAAATGACAAACACATCAGAACGTATTATCGAGGCTTTCTTAGAATTATTCCGCATTTATGGATATAAGGGGACAACAACTCGTTCTATTTCAGAACTAGCTGGTGTAAATGAAGTAACTATTTTTCGGAATTTCGGAAGCAAAAAGATGATTATGGAAAAAGCTATTGAATCCTTATCACGAAATGTAACGCTAGATAAATTAATGCATGAAGAAATGACTTGGGATCTTGAACATGATTTGTTACATATTGCAGAGGGATATCATGCATACATAGAAAAGATGAAGGATTTGATTTTGATTAGTTTTAGAGAAGCTGAAATGTTTCCAGAACTTAATGAAACGATTGCATTAATTCCTAAACAATTAAAAGAAGGTTTAGTTTCGTATTTTATTGAGATGAATAAAAGAGGGAAGCTCATTGAAATTGATATGGAAGCTCAGGCTATGAATTTTATTTGGATGAATTTCGGTTACTTTCTTTCTAATTCTCGTTTTGGTGACGATATACTTTTAAATTCAAAAGAGATGTTTTTAAAGCATAGTGTTCAACTTTTTTCTAGGGGGTTAACTCCCTAG
- a CDS encoding ABC transporter ATP-binding protein produces MKTVLSVQHLTKEIKGKLIVQDISFDVVEGEIIGLLGANGAGKTTTMKMIVGLSTISAGDVHIAGYSIKSQFSKALFNVGAVIEAPAFYPYLSGYENLRQYQRLHKNVSKDWLLEVASLTGIEHALKQRVGTYSMGMKQRLGIAQALLRKPKLLVLDEPMNALDPAGVRETRNYLNRIAADLGVAIVISSHQLSEIEQMARRVVIMQNGCLVTEQRIDDGLNDGEFCITLHIDNIELTSEVLINLFGDDHHALGYMQTEKLSNGLHTMTVAIDEGQVPKLIRSLCDAGVEVHRVLSAHTSLEDKFLKWTTARGEVS; encoded by the coding sequence TTGAAAACGGTATTATCGGTGCAACACCTAACGAAAGAAATCAAGGGCAAGTTGATTGTGCAAGACATATCGTTCGATGTGGTAGAGGGAGAGATTATTGGACTACTTGGTGCGAACGGAGCGGGCAAGACAACCACGATGAAGATGATAGTTGGTCTAAGCACAATAAGTGCCGGGGACGTGCATATTGCAGGTTACAGTATTAAGAGTCAGTTTTCTAAAGCACTCTTCAATGTAGGGGCAGTGATTGAAGCGCCTGCTTTCTATCCTTATTTGAGTGGGTACGAAAATTTACGTCAATATCAGCGTTTGCACAAAAATGTGAGCAAGGATTGGTTGCTGGAGGTAGCCAGTCTGACCGGGATAGAACATGCGCTTAAGCAGCGAGTAGGCACGTACTCCATGGGAATGAAACAACGCTTGGGAATTGCACAAGCACTACTGCGAAAGCCAAAGTTGCTTGTGTTAGATGAGCCGATGAATGCACTTGATCCTGCTGGTGTCCGTGAAACCCGGAACTATTTAAATAGAATTGCAGCAGATTTGGGCGTAGCAATTGTGATCTCCAGTCATCAACTGTCTGAGATTGAGCAGATGGCACGCCGAGTGGTTATTATGCAAAATGGCTGCTTAGTGACAGAGCAGCGGATTGATGATGGGTTAAATGATGGAGAATTCTGTATTACTCTTCACATTGATAATATTGAGCTTACAAGCGAAGTTTTGATTAACTTGTTTGGGGATGATCATCATGCGTTGGGTTATATGCAGACAGAGAAATTATCTAACGGTTTGCATACTATGACAGTAGCTATTGATGAAGGTCAAGTTCCAAAGCTGATTCGATCATTGTGTGATGCCGGGGTGGAAGTTCATCGGGTGTTGTCGGCACATACGAGTTTAGAGGATAAGTTTTTAAAATGGACAACTGCGCGCGGTGAGGTGAGTTAA
- a CDS encoding ABC transporter permease, producing the protein MLWNECLKIVNKRIFILSHIGFIVMTVLFSWAYTSNLKADDTVAQMVNALLGLSGMLVILPWAIVLSPLIWTDEYQYGTLKQLFLHTSSRSRLYVAKIAAMILLIITGVVNIFIVSLLVNLLMAPKNIQWGDMTDVIYSIGAIVLQCCLYASLASLIGVWTRSAAIAVGSSLVLYFLQMIFGGSLLSTSWTHILFIHHDDLSVYWSTSQYKSELVGLPMSLAIDIAYILFFFAIGLWLFVKERGAD; encoded by the coding sequence TTGTTATGGAATGAATGTTTGAAGATAGTGAATAAAAGAATCTTTATTCTTTCACACATTGGTTTTATTGTGATGACGGTACTGTTCTCTTGGGCATACACCAGTAATCTCAAGGCTGATGATACGGTGGCTCAAATGGTAAATGCTTTGCTTGGCCTATCGGGAATGCTTGTTATTCTACCTTGGGCGATTGTTTTGTCACCTCTTATTTGGACGGATGAGTATCAATATGGTACTCTGAAACAACTGTTTCTGCATACGTCCTCGCGCTCAAGGTTGTATGTTGCAAAAATTGCTGCGATGATTTTGCTCATCATTACGGGTGTTGTTAATATATTCATTGTTTCTTTGTTAGTGAATCTTCTGATGGCTCCAAAAAACATACAATGGGGCGACATGACGGATGTTATATACTCTATCGGAGCAATCGTATTGCAATGTTGCCTATATGCAAGTCTAGCATCCTTGATTGGCGTGTGGACGAGATCAGCTGCTATCGCAGTAGGCAGTAGCTTAGTGCTATACTTTTTACAAATGATATTTGGAGGTAGTCTCTTATCTACATCATGGACACACATTCTATTCATTCATCATGATGATTTAAGTGTTTATTGGAGCACGTCACAATATAAATCGGAATTAGTTGGCTTACCTATGTCGTTAGCGATAGATATCGCCTATATTTTGTTTTTCTTTGCAATTGGATTATGGTTGTTCGTCAAAGAGAGAGGAGCAGACTAA
- a CDS encoding fosmidomycin resistance protein — EDFETKHFAFGVDLEFLKTSKLWLEKRGIEVIGSQGKGNQEPIVQRWMPAASVYFLDCDGNKLEFISMLHDNPDELEYASYLSEWDAEHQKNE; from the coding sequence GAAGACTTTGAGACGAAACACTTTGCTTTTGGTGTAGATCTAGAGTTTTTAAAGACTTCTAAATTGTGGTTAGAAAAGCGTGGAATAGAAGTGATAGGAAGTCAGGGAAAAGGAAATCAAGAGCCAATTGTCCAAAGATGGATGCCCGCTGCAAGTGTATACTTTCTGGACTGTGATGGAAATAAATTAGAATTTATTTCTATGTTACATGATAATCCAGATGAATTAGAATATGCATCCTATTTAAGTGAATGGGATGCGGAACACCAAAAAAATGAATGA
- a CDS encoding non-ribosomal peptide synthetase: protein MSNEERYLLSHPQRRIWYTEVIYSGKGICNLKFLFKIHRKMDYSLLNRAMNRVISENDGLCIRLKEHGHQEPEQYFVKHQEREFDFFDFSSERDSDLLEKWIEQKAQETFTLFDSDLYYFALIKLSDNECAVFGNVHHIIMDGLSIQIFTSQIAKYYHKFHSETDVSIPRNSYVQFLVNEQTYLNSSRFQKDQNFWLEEFNTLPSVTGLKPYDAYQVSTRASRETFTLSEHLKKKIEKFSGDYKFSIYTFFVAALSLSMYRWTSSLDIALGMAYGNRMTKMERELIGMMVSTVPLRMDIDPEEEVLSFIGRVSRKQSKSLRHQKYPFDLLLKQINKENNSNVRLFGTTIDYRERAESGDSLWIPNREEVQDFAVHIENLTDIDSLQVHVDYREELFSKEEIIRFFNTMLALMENTFENPKQKVAEIEIISEEDKRKSLVEFNNPKLDFPPQATIHELFEQQATIHPNAIAVVYEKEGLTYSELNERANQLAHYLQKKGVGPDSLVGLCVERSLEMIVGILGILKAGGAYVPLDPTYPEQRLQYILEDASIQLVVTQESLKESKWLPENIKSICLDRDQVEIEKESTALPISDVSPQHLAYVIYTSGSTGNPKGVMVEHHNVSRLFKSTECWYQFDEKDTWTLFHSYAFDFSVWEIWGALLYGGRLVVVPYWISRSPKDFYQLLVEEEVTVLNQTPSAFRQLIQVCEQEDENKNLHLRYVIFGGEALDPTSLLPWFQRYGEQNTQLINMYGITETTVHVTYYPITQDDVQHSSRSNIGKRIL, encoded by the coding sequence ATGTCCAATGAGGAGCGTTATCTTTTAAGTCATCCACAGAGGAGAATATGGTATACAGAAGTTATTTATTCAGGTAAAGGTATATGTAATCTAAAATTCTTGTTCAAGATCCATCGAAAAATGGATTATTCATTATTAAATCGAGCCATGAATCGTGTTATTAGTGAAAACGATGGTTTGTGTATCAGGCTGAAAGAACATGGACATCAGGAACCTGAGCAATATTTTGTTAAACATCAAGAACGAGAATTTGACTTCTTTGATTTCAGTTCTGAGAGAGATTCAGATTTGCTGGAAAAATGGATTGAGCAGAAGGCGCAAGAGACGTTTACATTATTTGATTCTGATTTATACTATTTCGCTTTAATAAAATTAAGCGATAATGAGTGTGCCGTCTTTGGCAATGTCCATCACATTATCATGGATGGTTTATCAATCCAAATTTTTACTAGTCAGATTGCTAAATATTATCATAAGTTTCATAGTGAGACAGATGTGAGCATACCTAGGAACTCATATGTTCAGTTTCTAGTCAATGAACAGACATACTTGAACAGCAGTCGTTTTCAAAAGGATCAAAACTTTTGGTTAGAGGAATTCAATACACTTCCATCCGTGACGGGATTGAAACCCTATGATGCTTACCAAGTTAGTACGAGAGCATCACGTGAGACGTTTACATTATCGGAACATTTGAAGAAAAAGATAGAGAAATTTTCTGGAGATTACAAATTTAGTATATATACTTTTTTTGTTGCTGCGCTTTCGTTGTCGATGTATCGATGGACCTCATCGCTTGATATTGCCTTGGGAATGGCTTACGGCAATCGTATGACTAAAATGGAGCGGGAATTAATTGGAATGATGGTGAGTACAGTTCCTCTAAGAATGGATATCGATCCTGAAGAAGAAGTACTCTCATTTATTGGTCGAGTGTCTAGAAAACAAAGTAAATCATTACGACATCAGAAATATCCATTTGATTTGTTATTAAAGCAGATTAATAAAGAGAATAACAGTAATGTTCGACTTTTTGGAACTACGATTGATTATAGAGAACGTGCTGAAAGTGGTGATTCTCTTTGGATTCCAAATCGTGAAGAGGTGCAAGACTTTGCAGTACATATCGAAAATTTGACTGATATAGACTCTTTACAAGTACATGTTGATTATCGTGAAGAGCTATTTTCCAAAGAAGAGATAATTCGCTTTTTTAACACCATGCTAGCATTAATGGAAAACACATTTGAAAATCCGAAGCAGAAGGTTGCTGAGATCGAAATCATTTCAGAAGAAGATAAAAGAAAAAGTCTAGTAGAGTTCAACAATCCTAAGCTTGACTTTCCACCTCAAGCAACCATCCATGAGTTGTTTGAGCAGCAAGCGACGATTCATCCAAATGCCATTGCAGTTGTGTATGAAAAGGAGGGGCTTACCTATAGTGAGCTTAATGAACGTGCGAATCAGTTAGCTCACTATCTACAGAAAAAGGGAGTAGGACCTGATTCATTGGTTGGGCTTTGTGTTGAACGTTCTCTTGAAATGATTGTAGGTATTTTGGGGATTCTGAAGGCTGGTGGAGCTTATGTTCCACTTGATCCAACATATCCAGAGCAGCGACTTCAGTATATTTTAGAGGATGCTAGCATTCAGTTAGTCGTAACGCAAGAGAGTTTAAAAGAATCGAAATGGTTACCAGAGAATATTAAATCGATTTGCCTTGATCGAGATCAGGTTGAGATTGAGAAAGAAAGTACTGCTTTACCGATTTCTGATGTAAGTCCCCAACATCTCGCTTATGTGATCTATACTTCGGGATCAACAGGGAATCCGAAGGGAGTTATGGTAGAACATCACAATGTGAGTCGTTTATTTAAATCAACGGAATGTTGGTATCAGTTTGATGAAAAAGATACTTGGACGCTTTTCCATTCTTATGCGTTTGACTTCTCAGTTTGGGAAATTTGGGGAGCATTGCTCTATGGAGGAAGATTGGTTGTTGTTCCTTACTGGATTAGTCGATCGCCTAAGGATTTCTATCAACTGTTAGTAGAGGAAGAGGTTACGGTTCTTAATCAGACACCATCCGCATTTCGACAATTGATACAAGTGTGTGAACAAGAAGATGAGAATAAAAACTTGCATCTGCGCTATGTCATATTTGGTGGGGAAGCACTCGATCCTACCAGCTTGCTACCATGGTTTCAAAGGTATGGAGAACAGAACACACAGCTAATTAATATGTATGGAATTACAGAAACTACCGTTCATGTTACGTATTATCCAATTACTCAAGATGATGTGCAGCATTCTTCAAGAAGTAATATCGGAAAGCGGATTCT